The Pyxidicoccus sp. MSG2 DNA segment CGGCGCCCTTCGCGGTGAATGTGCGGCTGGGCGGGAGTGTCTACGTGCCGCTGCACAGCATCCGGGATGGGCAGGTGGTGTTCGAGGGCCGCAAGCGGGTGGGCTCGGCGACGGCGTGCGTGAGGCTGACGGACTTCACCTTCCCGCCGGGGCAGCAGGTGCCCTTCTACGCGCGCTTCAACCTGCCGGACGGGAGCTTCACGGCGTCGGGCACGTGCACGCTGGTGAGCAACAACGTGCCGGAGGCGGGGCTGGTGCTGGCGGGGTGCGCGCTGCAGCTGGTGGGAGTGCCGCGAGGCTTCGTGGGAGGCACGGTGTCCAGCACCAGCGTGTTCAACCCGTTCCAGCTGCCCGGGTATGCGACGGGCTCGTACTACACGCTGTACGCCTTCCGTGACGACCGCCGCCGTGACGCGCGAGAGGAGCGCGAGGAGTGGGACGAGCGGGACGCCGCCGAGCGCGCCGCCGCGGCCGAGCAGTAGACTCAGGCGTCGGGCTCGCCGCGAAGGCTCGGTATGGGACCGACGCACCATTCCCGCCTGTCGGTGGACCGGGCGATGATGCGCGCCATGGACCGCAAGCGGATGGAGCTCTACACGGCGCTCGGATATCGGGCGCCAACGGCCTCACGTCTCGGGCGCAGCCCGGTGTCGCAGCCCCGGCCCGAGCAGGAAGCCGGAGCGGAAGCGCAGGAGCTGTCACCGCTCGAGCCCGAAGAGCTCGATGCGCTGCGGGCCCGTTTCCTGAGCGAGCCCGAGGAAGTGCTGCGCTTGGCGCGCGAGAGCCTGGGCGCGCCGATATCGGAGCTCGACTTCGCGCGAGTGCTCCAGGACGCGGAGCAGGCGCTGCGCGAGCCGGAGGCGGCACTCCAGGCGCTGCGGCATCCGCCGTTTCAAGCGAAGGCGTCGGTGCAGTTGCCCCCGGACTTCCGCTTCCCGCTGATGACGGACGAAATCCCCATCGACCCGTCGCGCACGAAGTTCGAGCCGGTGGCGGACCTGCGAGGCTGGCTGCTCTTCACCGGCAAGGCGTGGCTGCGAGGCGCCACCGTGCCGAAAGCCCCCTTCCGGAGACACGACAGCGAGCGCCACCCGAGCCGCTTCCGCTATCCCCTGCGCGCCTCCGTGCCCGGGAAGCCCGTGGAGGTGGCCCTCTTCTCGGACTTTGGCACGGGTGAATACCCCGCGCGCTACCTCGCCCGGCAGCTCCTCATGCGAGGCGAGCGCCTGGAGTACGCGGTGCACCTGGGCGGTGTGTACTACGCGGGCCGGCAGGGAGAATTCGACGCGCACGTGGCAGAGCCGCTGGAGTCGCTCCTGCCGGTGACGACACTGCTGACGCTGAACGCGAGCGCGGAGATGCGCTCGGGAGGCTCGCCCTACTTCCGCTACCTGGACGAGCGCCGGGGCGCCGCGAGGACCCGCCAGGTGCAGGAGGGCAGCTACTTCTGTGTCGCCTCGGAGCGCTTCCAGCTCATCGGCCTGGACACGGCGTCCTTCGAACCGGGCCGGCACCGGGACGCGGAGCTGCTGGGCTGGCTGGACACGGTGCTCGCGGAGGGACGCCAGCGAGGAGCGGTGAACATCCTGCTGAGTCACGGAGCCCCGTATCGGTACGGAGTGAAGGGAGCCTCACCCCTGCTGGAAGACCTGAAGGTGCTGGTGGTGGACGAGTCCCGTGTGGCCCTGTGGTGCTGGGGAAGCACACCCTACGGAGCGCTCTTCGACCGGGGACCGGGGCTGCCCTTCGTCGGAGCGAGCCTCGGACACGGAGGCCTGCCGATACCCAGGGTGGAGCCGGGAGGCACCGCCCCCGCGCCGCTGCGTTTCCTGGAGACCAACCCCCGCTTCCCCGAGTGGACGGGAGTCCGTCCGGAGCTGGGCAACAACGGCTACGGCTCGCTGTTGCTGCACGAGGACGGAGCGGTGGACCTGCGGTTCCTCGACTGGATGGGGAACCTGCGCTGCAAGGCGAGGCTGGCCCGTGAAGAGGGCCAGGGTCCGCTGGTCATCCAGCACCTCGAGCCCGCAGCCGCGTGAGCCCGCCGCACGCAAGAGTCACAGCCGCGCGCGCGTGTACCAGGGAGCCCGCGGCGGCAGGGACATCATCCGCTGCACGTCGCGAGGCCCGGGCACGGTGGTGTAGTGGAGCCGGTAGCCGCGAGGCAGCGTCTTCCAATAGGTGACCTGCCACGGAACCAGTTCCTCGCCGCGCTTCGACGCGTGCACGGGCTGGTTCCCATCGCCGAGCGTCTCGTGGAAGCGCACTTCCTCCTCGGCGGCCTCGGGGCTCGCGGCCTCGATGACCCACGCATCCGGGCCCCCGTCGGGAGTGGGCTCCTCCCCTGCGTTGACGTAGCGGCTCCAGTCGGGCCGGGCCTGCCGCTCCCACGCGGCGCCGCCTTCAGGAGTGAGCGAATAGCCGAAGTAGGAGCGGGGCCGACGCGCGTCGATGGCGCGGGAAATCTGTTCCGGTGAGTACAGCTCCTCCAGTCCATCCGGCATCTCGTGCACGCGGATGAAGCCGCGCTCGGAGAGGAAGGACAGCCGCTCGCACAGCTCCTCGCGGGAGAAGCGCGGGTCATCCGGCATGTGGAGCGCGACGTGGGGATTCGGCTCCGCGAGCATGTGCAGGGGCGTGGGCAGCTCCATGGCGACCTCCAGGAGCCAGAGGTCCAGCACGTCCAGGTTCTCGTTCGCGGGAGGCGTCATGGGCCCGGAGGATAGAGCATCCAGGCTCGCGGGGTGATTATTACGAATTCGGAACTTCCGAAATCGGAGCATGTGTTATGCGGGGAGCATGAAGCCGCTCCGCCTCGTCCTGGACGTGCACCGCGCCACGCACCGCATCGGCCTGTTCCTCGAAGCAGCCGAGCCCCCGCTGGACGTGTCCCAGGGCGAGGCCCACCTGCTGGCGTACCTGCTGGAGGTGGGGGACACCTCGCTGGGCGAGCTGCATGCGGCCTTCGCGCACAAGCGCTCCACGCTCACCAGCTACGTGGACCGGCTGGAGGCGAAGCGACTGGTGCGCAGGGAGCTGCGTGCCGAGGACCGGCGCTCGTTCCAGGTGTCGCTGACGGCGTCGGGCCGGACGCTGGCAACCCGCGTGCACCGGCACCTGGAGGCGCTGGAGGCCGCGGCGCTGGAGGGGTTGTCGGCGCGGGACGTGGAGGCACTGAAGAAGGGGCTCGCGGCCCTCGCGGAGGCGGGTGAGGCGGAGCCGCCGAAACGGAAGTCACGCACCCGGGGAGGTGGCGGATGAGCGCAGTGGCGGCAACGAAGCAGCAGGGGCAGTTGACGGACGCGGACTTCCTCGCGGCGGTGGAGGCGGCCACATTCCCGGGCGCGGACTTCCGTCACCGCGAGCACGTGCGGCTGGCCTGGCTGTGCCTGCGCGAGCACGGCTTCGAGTCCGGACTGGAGCGGGTGCGCGGCCTCATCCAGCGCTACGCGGCGGCGCTCGGAGCGACGGGCAAGTACCACGAGACACTCACCCGGGCCTGGGCGGAACTGGTGCAGGTAGGGCTCGACGCGGCACCGGGCCTCACGTCCTTCGAAGCCTTCCTGGAGGCGAGGCCGGAGCTGACGGACTCGCGCCTCCTGGACCGGCACTACCGCAAGGAGACGCTGGACTCGCAGGCGGCGCGAGCCGGCTGGGTGGCTCCGGACGTGGCGCCGCTGCGGTGACTCACGGCCCCTGGACGCCGCGCTCCTTCATGTACTTGTCCAGCGCCGCTCGGGCCTGGGAACGGACCTTGTTCTTCAGCAGCGGGGTCCACCCGAGCAGCAGCCCCATGAGCCCGAGGGCCTGACGTGACCACGCATGGAAGTCGAAGCGGTCGAGGTGGCGGACAATCTTCCCGTCGCGGAACTCGAATTCGGCGTCGATGCGGTTGATGACCTTCCGGCCCGAGCCGCTGAAGGTGTAGTGCGCGTCCCAGTGGGCGCGGCCGGTGCGGTCATCGGCCTGGACGTCGCGGAAGGTGAGCTCCAGGTCCTTGCCGCGCTCGCAGAGCATGCTCCACATGGAGGTGACTCCACCGTGGCGCAGGCCGACGAAGACCTCGTCGGAGAACTCGGCGTCGGGGTGGTAGCAGGCGGCCATGGCCTTCGCGTCGCGCTTCTGGAACGCGGTGTAGAAGTCCGTGATGAGCTGGGAGTGCGGGTGCATGGGACAGGTGTAGCAGACCTGTCAGTGCGCACGCGCCAACTGTCAGGCGTTCACCTGCGGGCGGGAGGCGGCCCCGGGAACGCTGTCAGGCGGTTGGCACGTCCTTACCTCACCCGACACAGCGCCGCATGGTGCGACGTCGGGAGGGGTGGGGCACATGGGGAGTCCGAAGCGCGGCGGCACGGTGGGGGCGTTGCTGGCCGCGGTGATGGCGGTGCTGCCGGCAGGCGCCGGGGCGCAGGTCTTCTCACCGGCGCGCAGCCTGACGATGACGGCGGCGGGCTATCAGGAGCCGCGGGTGTCCGCGCTCGGCGCCGATGTACACGTGGCATGGGTGGACGCGGCCACGGGGGCCGGGGACGTGTGCTACCGGCGCAGCGCGGACGGCGGCGCCACCTTCAGCACGGTGCACAACCTCAGCCAGGACGGAGTCACTCCCGAGGAGGAGGCACGCGACGTGCGCGTGCTCGCGCAGGGCGACCGCGTCTACCTGACGTGGGTGGAGGGCGGCCTGCGCTTCCGCTCGAGCGATGACGGCGGCGCCACCTTCGGCCCCGTGCTGGAGCTGACGAGCTACTCCGAGGGTGGCCTGCGCCTCGCGGCCAGCGGCGACCACGTCTACATGCACTGGTACCGCTCGGTGGAGGACGAGGTGGGCGACGTCCTCTTCATCCGCAGCCCGGTGGCGGGGCACGTCTTCGCGGACCTCGACGTCCTGAGCGAGAACCGCCGCTACGGAGGCGTCGAGCTGGCGGCGCGCGGGGACAACGTCTACGTGCTGTGGGACGACGGCGGCTCCAACGATGGCTCGGACCTCTTCTTCCGGCGCAGCACGGACGGAGGCGTCACCTTCGGGCCCATCCTCCGCCTCACCGACACCGACGCAGAGTCCGACCAGCAGGAGCTCGCGGTGCTGGGCAACAGCGTCTACGTGGTGTGGAGCGAGTGCGACTTCCCCACGTGCGAGGTGCGGCTGCGCAGGAGCTCGGACGCGGGGGCCACCTTCGGCTCGGAGGTGAAGGTGAGCCGGGCCCCGGCCATGGCCTTCGACCCGAGAGTCGTGGTGAGGGACTCGAGGGTGTTCGTGTCCTGGGTGGGCCAGACACCCGAGCGGTACGAGTCGGACGTGTACCTCTCCATGAGCCTGGACGGGGGCGCCACCTTCGCCGCGCCGGTGAATGTGAGTGCGTCGGCGGCGGACTCGCGGGACGCGCGGCTGATTCCGGCGGGTTCGGGTGTGCGGCTGGTCTGGACGGAGGGCTACTTCGGCGAGCGGGACGTGTACACGCGGGCCACGGCGGGCTTCGGCCTGACGCTGGGGGCCGCGGAGAACCTGAGCCGCACGGCGGCGGGGGACTCGGGGGAGGCGTCCATCGCCGCCTCGAGGTGCGGAACGCAGGCGCACGTGGTGTGGCTGGAGTGGGCGGAGTCGGGCAACCAGGTGCGGTATCGGCGGGCCTCGCTGCCCTTCTCGTCCCTCTACTGCGCGTTGCTCCCGGAGGCCCGCTAGCCTTCCGGGGAGGCGGGAGGTGGCCCGGCTCCCCCGGGGGGAGGGTTCCGGGGCCCGGCGTGCCGGTGGCCCGGGGTGTATGCCGCTGGACCGTTGGGATGCGGAATGGCGCGGCGGCGGCCGGGCGTGCATGGCAGATTCGGGCCCATGGCTCGCGACATCGTCATCTGGCCCCACAAGGTACTCACCTCGCCCACGAAGCCCGTGACGGACTTTGGCCCCTCGCTCGAGAAGCTGCTGGAGGAGATGGCCGAGTCGATGAAGGAAGCAGAGGGCATCGGCATCGCCGCCAACCAGGTCGGCGAGCCGCTGCGCGTGGCGTTGGTGGGACGCGAGGACGGTACGTCCTTCGAAATCGTCAACCCGCAGCTGTTGGAGAAGAAGGAGCCCGTGACGATGGAGGAGGGCTGCCTCTCCGTCCCCCGGGAGTGGGAGAAGTGCCCGCGCTTCCACCGGGTGAAGGTGCGCTACCAGGACAGGACGGGCGAGTGGCACGAGCTGGAGGCGGAAGGCCGGCTCGCCCACGTGCTGCAGCACGAAATCGACCACCTGGACGGGCACGTCTTCGTGGACCACCTGTCCAGCCTCAAGCGCACGCTCATCCTGGGACGGATGCAGAAGCTCCAGAAGGCGAAGGCCCGGCAGAAGGACTAGGACCGGGACACCGGGGGGAAGCCATGGCCACACTCACCATTCCCGAGCGGGTGAAGACCTTCCGCGAGGAGTACCGCCGGAAGTACGTGGGCCCGCGCTACTCGGGACGGGCGCACTTCGCCTTCACCAGCGTGGGCGCGCTGGCGGCCATCGGCTTCTCGCTCTCCCGGCTGGACACGGTGCGTCCCCTGGAGTGGCTGACGGTGCCCGCGGTCTTCCTGCTGGGGAACGTCGTGGAGTTCCTCGGTCACCGCGGGCCCATGCACCATCGCCGGCGGGGGCTGGGGCTGCTCTTCCAGCGACACACCGAGCAGCACCACCGCTTCTTCACCCACGAGGCGCTCGCCTACGAGTCGGCCCGGGACGTGAAGATGGTGCTCTTTCCCCCCGTGCTGTTGCTCTTCTTCCTGGGGGCCATCGCCGCTCCGCTGGCGGCGCTGTGCTTCGCGCTCGTCACGCCGAACGTGGGCTGGCTCTTCGCGGCCTCGGCCGTGGGCTACTACCTCACCTACGAGTGGCTCCACTTCTGCCACCACCTGCCGCCCGAGCACCCCGTGGCGCGGCTGCCGGTGATGGCGCGGCTGCGGCGCCACCACCAGGCGCACCACGACCCCTCGAAGATGCAGCGGTACAACTTCAACATCACCGTCCCGCTCTCGGACTGGCTCTTCGGTACCTCCTGGCGGCCGGGAGCTCCCAGCGGGGTAGATCAGCCAGAGCCCTCGAGCCCCCGGACCGGACTGGACACCTGAGAAGGCCCGCCTGGTTGCTGCCCGAGCGGTAAGCCGGGGATTTTGCTGGAGGAAGGCGCATCCTGGGGGAGGGGGTTCCCACCCACGAAGGGGCTGCATAAATCCCCGATTGCGACGGGGTGACCTGCGGCTTCGATCATGAGGAATTGACGCCCTCGTCACGAAGCGTTAGTAACTGAACCTCCGCTCGACGCCCTGGTGCCTCTACCGGGTGGCGAATGGGGGGAAGAAAAAGGTCGACGAAGCGTGTTGACCCTGAACGCGGTGGTGGTAGAAGCCGCGCCCCCTCGAACGAACGGCTGATCTCAGCGGCTCGCCGGGGCGGACAGAAGAAATTCGAAGGTTCGACCAAATAGGTTGATCCACGGAGCGGCGGTGGTAGAAGCCGCGCCCCACTCGACGAACCCGCTGGCGGGCAGCAGCAGCCAGAAGGAGTCGCCGGGAGCAGGACGGTAGAAAGGGTCAGCAAGTAGCGGTTGACTCGAAGCGCGGTGGTGGTAGAAGCCGCGCCCCTCGTACCGAAGCCCGCGCACTGGCGCGGAAGGCACTTCGGAGGCGGGACAGCAGCACCGACAGATTGAATACGGCGGTCGACGAAGCGAGTTGACAGAAGATGCGGCGGTGGTAGAAGCCGCGCCTCCGACGAAGAAAAGCCCGGGAAGAAGTAGAGCGGGCGATTCGGTTGGGGAAGTCAACGAAGCAGCGGTTGACAGGGACGGCGGCAAAGCGGTAGAAGCCGCGCCCCCTCGAAAGAAAACAGCGGAAGCCACTGGGCGGCGCTGAAGACTTCGAGAGGCCACGAGGACGCAAAAGTCGAAGTTGACAACGGATGCGGACTCGAATAAAGAATGCGGCCCCGCCGGTTGGAAACGGCAGGCGGCAAGAGCAGCAACGGTAACAAAAAGTCGCGGGTGGTACAAGCGACTCGGTCTTTGAAAACCAAATAGCAAGCCCAAGTAGAAGACAGATTGCGGAAACCGCAGTCAATTCTTTGACGGTGCCAGCCAGGTCGCGCTGAGAAGCGCAGCCGGCAGCACCGATATGAATCAGCGAGTCGAAAGCCCTTTAGCGGGCCGAGACTGACGCCGGTTCAATTCTTCAAAATTCAATTGGAGAGTTTGATCCTGGCTCAGAACGAACGCTGGCGGCGTGCCTAACACATGCAAGTCGAGCGCGAATAGGGGCAACCCTTAGTAGAGCGGCGCACGGGTGCGTAACACGTGGATAATCTGCCTGGATGCCCGGGATAACCAGTCGAAAGATTGGCTAATACCGGATAAGCCCACGGCCTCTTCGGAGACTGAGGGAAAAGGTGGCCTCTGTATACAAGCTATCACAACCAGATGAGTCCGCGGCCCATCAGCTAGTTGGCGGGGTAATGGCCCACCAAGGCAACGACGGGTAGCTGGTCTGAGAGGACGATCAGCCACACTGGAACTGAGACACGGTCCAGACTCCTACGGGAGGCAGCAGTGGGGAATTTTGCGCAATGGGCGAAAGCCTGACGCAGCAACGCCGCGTGTGTGATGAAGGTCTTCGGATTGTAAAGCACTTTCGACCGGGACGAAAACCCGTTGGCTAACATCCAACGGCTTGACGGTACCGGGAGAAGAAGCACCGGCTAACTCTGTGCCAGCAGCCGCGGTAATACAGAGGGTGCAAGCGTTGTTCGGAATTATTGGGCGTAAAGCGCGTGTAGGCGGCGTGACAAGTCGGGTGTGAAAGCCCTCAGCTCAACTGAGGAAGTGCGCCCGAAACTGTCGTGCTTGAGTGCCGGAGAGGGTGGCGGAATTCCCCAAGTAGAGGTGAAATTCGTAGATATGGGGAGGAACACCGGTGGCGAAGGCGGCCACCTGGACGGTAACTGACGCTGAGACGCGAAAGCGTGGGGAGCAAACAGGATTAGATACCCTGGTAGTCCACGCCGTAAACGATGAGAACTAGGTGTCGTGGGAGTTGACCCCCGCGGTGCCGAAGCTAACGCATTAAGTTCTCCGCCTGGGAAGTACGGTCGCAAGACTAAAACTCAAAGGAATTGACGGGGGCCCGCACAAGCGGTGGAGCATGTGGTTTAATTCGACGCAACGCGCAGAACCTTACCTGGTCTTGACATCCTTGGAATCCTTCAGAGATGAGGGAGTGCCCGCAAGGGAACCAAGAGACAGGTGCTGCATGGCTGTCGTCAGCTCGTGTCGTGAGATGTTGGGTTAAGTCCCGCAACGAGCGCAACCCTCGCCTTTAGTTGCCACGCAAGTGGATCTCTAGAGGGACTGCCGGTGTTAAACCGGAGGAAGGTGGGGATGACGTCAAGTCCTCATGGCCTTTATGACCAGGGCTACACACGTGCTACAATGGCCGGTACAGAGCGTTGCCAACCCGCGAGGGGGAGCTAATCGCATAAAACCGGTCTCAGTTCAGATTGGAGTCTGCAACTCGACTCCATGAAGGCGGAATCGCTAGTAATCGCAGATCAGCACGCTGCGGTGAATACGTTCCCGGGCCTTGTACACACCGCCCGTCACACCATGGGAGTCGATTGCTCCAGAAGTCATCTCACCAAGAGATGCCCAAGGAGTGGTCGGTAACTGGGGTGAAGTCGTAACAAGGTAGCCGTAGGGGAACCTGCGGCTGGATCACCTCCTTTCTAAGGAGACCGGGCATCCGACACGCGCTTTACGTGCGAGTAGGGGATGCCAGCAGCCTTCGGGCTGTCAGGTCGACCAGGTCAACGTTTCCGAATAACAATCTGTCGTAATACATGGGCTTGCTGTTTGGTTTTGAAGGACTGAGTCCGCACGAGGCGGCTCGGCTCTTTGAGAATGAAGGACGCTGTAAAGGGTTTCCGACGCGGTAGCCCCTGGGCCTATAGCTCAGCTGGCTAGAGCGCGCGCCTGATAAGCGCGAGGTCGGTGGTTCAAGTCCACCTAGGCCCACCATATTTCCCTCCGCCAACGGGCGAGGAAATGTGGGACGCGCAACCAGCATGGTGGTTTTCCGGGGCTGTAGCTCAGCTGGGAGAGCGCCAGCTTTGCAAGCTGGATGTCGTCGGTTCGATCCCGATCAGCTCCACACGTTTTTTCCCAGTCAGTAACGGGAAGCGTTCTTTGACAAGTGCATACGAAGGGTAAGTTCAATTTCTGCTGAGAGAAGTTCTCGCAGAGGATTGGCCATGCCAGGTGCGATGGAGCCGGGAGGCTTCGACGTACCGACAGAGCGGGCCAGTCCCATCAAGTGCTGAATCAAATTAGAAGAAGAAGTCTTCCGGGCCTGCTGCGAAGAGCAGGGGTCTGGGCCTTGGTTTCGAGTTTCAACAAGTCCGCCGAGAGGTGGGCCTGAAAGAGATCAGGGCAAGTAAGCTACTAAGGGCGTGCGGTGGATGCCTAGGTGCCAAGAGGCGATGAAGGACGTGGGTGGCTGCGAAAAGCTCCGGGGAGCTGTCAACCGAGCGTTGATCCGGAGATGTCCGAATGGGGAAACCCAGCACTGCGAATAGCGGTGTTACCTCCAACTGAATAAATAGGTTGGCAGGAGCTAACCAGGGGAAGTGAAACATCTCAGTACCCTGAGGAAGAGAAAACAACGAGTGATTCCCAAAGTAGCGGCGAGCGAAATGGGAGAAGCCCAAACCGTTGCCACGCAAGTGGCTGCGGGGTAGTGGGTCCACGGTAGGACTTTGACTTGCTAGCGGAAGCCTCTGGAAAGGGGCACCAAAGAGCGTGATAGTCGCGTACGCGAAAGCGAGTTGGAGCTGAGTGGGTTACCCAAGTAAGACGGGACACGTGCAATCCTGTCTGAATCCGCCGGGACCATCCGGTAAGGCTAAATACTCCTTGGCGACCGATAGTGAACTAGTACCGCGAGGGAAAGGTGAAAAGAACCCCGGTAAGGGGAGTCCAAAGAACCTGAAACCGCATGTCTACAAGCAGTCCGAGCACTACGGCGCAAGCCAGTGCGAGGGCGTACCTTTTGCATCATGATTCGGCGACTTAATATACGTAGCGAGGCTAAGCCGATAGGTGGAGCCGGAGCGAAAGCGAGTCCTAAAAGGGCGATTCAGTTGCGTGTATTATAACCCGAAGCGGGGTGATCTACACATGGCCAGGTTGAAGTGCGGGTAACACCGCATGGAGGACCGAACTCATGAAAGTTGAAAATTTCTGGGATGAGCTGTGTGTAGGGGTGAAAGGCCAATCAAACTCCGTGATAGCTGGTTCTCCCCGAAAGATATTTAGGTATCGGCTCGGGCAATTCAATGCCGGAGGTAGAGCACTGGAACGGCTAGGGGTCTCACCAGATTACCAAACCGTACCAAACTCCGAATGCCGGCAATTGTTATCCCGGGACGCAGTCAGTGGGTGATAACGTCCATTGGCAAGAGGGGAATAACCCAGACCGACAGCTAAGGCCCCCAAATCTAGTCTAAGTGAACACTAGAAAGGATGTGGCAGGTCATTGACAACCAGGAGGTTGGCTTAGAAGCAGCCATCCTTTAAAGAAAGCGTAATAGCTCACTGGTCAAGACAGGCCGCGCCGAAAATGTAACGGGGCTCAAGACTAGTGCCGAAGCTTCGGGTCATGCGTAAAGCGCATGGCGGTAGGGGAGCGTCCCAGTTGCAGCGAAGGTCGACTGTAAAGGCGGCTGGAGCGACTGGGAGTGCTGATGCCGAAATGAGTAGCGATAAAGGGGGTGAGAAACCCCCTCGCCGTAAACCCAAGGTTTCCTGGGTCAAGTTAATCTTCCCAGGGTTAGCCGGAACCTAAGCCGAGGCCGAAAGGCGTAGGTGATGGAAAGCAGGTTAATATTCCTGCGCCATCTTGTGAGCGTTGAACTAAGGGAGGACGGAGAAAGCTAGGCGAGCTGACCGGTGGTTGTGTCAGTCTAAAGGCGTAGGGGTGTCGCGTACGATTAAAGGCGCGGCAGCTATCCCCGAGACCCCATGGCGCCCCGTAAGGGGTAAGTCGCTGATGCTCTGCTTCCAAGAAAAGTCCCGTAGGGAGCTCATAGGGTGTCCGTACCGCAAACCGACACAGGTGGGTGAGGAGAAAATCCTAAGGCGCTTGAGAGAACTCTCCTCCAAGGAACTAGGCAAATTTCCACCGTAACTTCGGAAGAAGGTGGGCCTCTGGTAGGTGTAGGCGTACAGCCGAAGCCGAGAGAGGTTGCAGAGAAATGGCGGTAGCGACTGTTTACCAAAAACACAGGACTCTGCGAAGGCGACAAGCCGACGTATAGGGTCTGACTCCTGCCCGGTGCTGGAA contains these protein-coding regions:
- the def gene encoding peptide deformylase, with protein sequence MARDIVIWPHKVLTSPTKPVTDFGPSLEKLLEEMAESMKEAEGIGIAANQVGEPLRVALVGREDGTSFEIVNPQLLEKKEPVTMEEGCLSVPREWEKCPRFHRVKVRYQDRTGEWHELEAEGRLAHVLQHEIDHLDGHVFVDHLSSLKRTLILGRMQKLQKAKARQKD
- a CDS encoding nuclear transport factor 2 family protein; amino-acid sequence: MHPHSQLITDFYTAFQKRDAKAMAACYHPDAEFSDEVFVGLRHGGVTSMWSMLCERGKDLELTFRDVQADDRTGRAHWDAHYTFSGSGRKVINRIDAEFEFRDGKIVRHLDRFDFHAWSRQALGLMGLLLGWTPLLKNKVRSQARAALDKYMKERGVQGP
- a CDS encoding sialidase family protein yields the protein MGSPKRGGTVGALLAAVMAVLPAGAGAQVFSPARSLTMTAAGYQEPRVSALGADVHVAWVDAATGAGDVCYRRSADGGATFSTVHNLSQDGVTPEEEARDVRVLAQGDRVYLTWVEGGLRFRSSDDGGATFGPVLELTSYSEGGLRLAASGDHVYMHWYRSVEDEVGDVLFIRSPVAGHVFADLDVLSENRRYGGVELAARGDNVYVLWDDGGSNDGSDLFFRRSTDGGVTFGPILRLTDTDAESDQQELAVLGNSVYVVWSECDFPTCEVRLRRSSDAGATFGSEVKVSRAPAMAFDPRVVVRDSRVFVSWVGQTPERYESDVYLSMSLDGGATFAAPVNVSASAADSRDARLIPAGSGVRLVWTEGYFGERDVYTRATAGFGLTLGAAENLSRTAAGDSGEASIAASRCGTQAHVVWLEWAESGNQVRYRRASLPFSSLYCALLPEAR
- a CDS encoding sterol desaturase family protein; this translates as MATLTIPERVKTFREEYRRKYVGPRYSGRAHFAFTSVGALAAIGFSLSRLDTVRPLEWLTVPAVFLLGNVVEFLGHRGPMHHRRRGLGLLFQRHTEQHHRFFTHEALAYESARDVKMVLFPPVLLLFFLGAIAAPLAALCFALVTPNVGWLFAASAVGYYLTYEWLHFCHHLPPEHPVARLPVMARLRRHHQAHHDPSKMQRYNFNITVPLSDWLFGTSWRPGAPSGVDQPEPSSPRTGLDT
- a CDS encoding MarR family winged helix-turn-helix transcriptional regulator, with protein sequence MKPLRLVLDVHRATHRIGLFLEAAEPPLDVSQGEAHLLAYLLEVGDTSLGELHAAFAHKRSTLTSYVDRLEAKRLVRRELRAEDRRSFQVSLTASGRTLATRVHRHLEALEAAALEGLSARDVEALKKGLAALAEAGEAEPPKRKSRTRGGGG